The following nucleotide sequence is from Vanrija pseudolonga chromosome 4, complete sequence.
GCCCACAGGGAAGACGCAGactcgcgcgtcgtcgctctcaaGGCGCGTATGGAGGCGCTGAAGAAgcgccgggcggcgggggcgggcaAGAAGGCATAGGGGTGAGGAGGGCCGAAGGCATGGGTTTGGTAGCGGCATGGCGCATGGCATGGTAGACGGCATGCGGGAGGTGATGTACTGCGCTTGGAGGGCGGCGAGATGTGACAGCGAGGGTCGCGCTCACGGCGGGGAAGTTGGCCAGGAAAGGAAGAGACGCTGCACCAACGCCGCTACACCACCCCCATGCACCCACCCCTGCACATGCTAACAACAATGCATACAGGAAGAGAGTGACAACGGCAACAGAACAGTCTATGAGGTGCACAATCGCGCAGGGTTTACAGGATGCGAGTGAGGGACGAGTAACTTCTGAGATCGTCAGCGGCGCCAAACCCCACGACGCACGAGATGATGAGCACGACGACCTGGATAAGCGCCCACATGAAGGGCACCCATGTGGACATGGAGAACCCGCCAGACGAGTAGACTGCGGCCAGGGCGAAGCCCACCACCGTACCGCtcacgagcgcgacgaaGGCCGCGATGGCGCCCATGAGCAGCGggatgatgaggacgaggtacagcggcgggcggcggcgcgtgcgctggcgccgccgcacgacggacgacgccgcgctcgccgcgcgcgcgaacAGCCCTCCGCCAGAGGACACGGGGCGcatctcgacctcgtcgccgcccttgtccttctcgTGCCCCGGCGCGAACACCGCGCGCGAGAGGATAATGTTGGcgctggcgagcgcggcgcaggccagAAACGTCccgaggaagaggatgagCGTCCAGTAGAACGTGAAGCGCCAGATTGCTGCGGGTGTCAGTGGCATACGGGAGAGGAGGCGCACCCTCCGCATTGTGCAGAAAGTAGCCGCGCTGCTGGATCGTCGAGGCGATACTCGGCGCGTACAGCGACGGGAACCGCGGCACCGTGTAGTTGTGCGGCTTGCcctgtgtgtgtgcgtgagTGTGGtttgcggcggcgccgacgtacCTGCGTCCCGGGGTCGGGGTCGAACACGGACGTGACCTGCCCCATTTTGTTGCGTGAGCATAAAAGGTGGttcgacgacagcgacgatgaAGAGAGAGGGGTCGGGTTAGTCTTGTCCGGTGGGTCGTCTTGTTGAGCGGAACCAAACGATGACGCTGCCCGGGCTGCTGcgacaataacaacaacGCAACGAGGTGGACATGGCCGGCTtcgagcagcggcaggcagACTGCATGACTGCATGCTGCTTCGGAGGCGGCATGAGCAGTCGCTGCGAGTGACTGCTGACGAGGTCTACATTGCGCCGTTACAAATAGCGACGGTGTCACAGCCCCAACCCAACTCCGATCGGCCTCGATGCCActgccacgccacgccactcGGCCTGCGGCCTTCGGCCTGCGGCCTGCAGCTTAGACAAATGCATGTTGTGTACAACTCTTTCGGCGTCTATCGCACACCTCAGAGATCCATCTTCCCTTCCCTTAGAGCTTCGCCTTCTCGTCCTTTCCTGTCGAACTAGCCTCGCACACGCGGCGCATGTCGCGCAGAGCCTGCACAATGTTGTGCTtcaggcgcgtcgtcgacgtcgtggggCACGACACCTTGGACTCGAGGCCAAACTTGACAACGTGAGGCGCAATCATGTAGTTGATGCCGTATCCATCAGGCCACGCGGCACCAAAGCCAGTAGCCATGAAGCGGATACCAGAGCTCAGACCAGACGTCGAGAGCTTCCACTCCTGCGACTTGGCGTACAGCTCGTCCTCAAAAAGAGGGTGCGTCTCTCCAGGGCGGAGCTGGACCTTGAGGCCCATAAGGTGACGGTCccaaccaccaccggcaGACGAGCGCTTGGTGAGCGAGTTGTGCTCCAAAACCGCCTTGGTGAGGAGATCATagcgcttggcgtcgtcgagcgaggcgtTGTCCATGGCGTTGACAAACGCACGCGACTCGACGCTGAGGGTACGGATAACGTCGGTACGACCGTGCTTGAAACCACGGGTCGAAGCAGTCTCGTACGTGGCAGTGGCGTTGCCCTGGTCGCGGAACCaggcgagctggagcgcctGCTGCATGAAGCCGTCGGGCGACTGCTTGGCAATCTTCTTGATCCAGTCACCGCCAAACTCGGCCCACCAGAGGGTGCTGGCGTCCGAGTCGTTGACAATCTGCAGgttgcgctcggcgcaggcggcgatCTCGTCCTGGATAGCAGAGTCGACCACAAAGTCCTCGCGCTGGAATCCCTGGCCAAGAGCGGGAAGGATCTGCTTGGTGACCGAGAActgggcgtcgtcgacaggcTCGGCAAGAGCGTAGTCGACAATCATCGAAGGCAgaagcgcgtcgacgggcgaGTGTTCGCCCATGACGGCAGCACGACCGTTGttctcgacgaggatgcTCAGAGGCTTGTCGAACCAGCGGTTGCGCCCGCCAAAGAGACCACCCTGCGTGTTGTGCATCTGCGAGTCGACGGGAGCCTGGCGGAGGGGGTCGTCGGTGGGCTGGGTGGGCAGGGTGTAGGGGTCGAGCgagacgacgatgagcgACGAGTCGATGTTGGCCAGCGTCTCGCGGTTCTTGGGCGAGAAGAGGATGACCTTCTCGCGGTTCTGATGACTTAGTTTCGGAATTTCTTTATCGCAAAGGCACGGTCTACTCACCACAGTCCAGGTGTCACGGTGGTCGGCCGAGAGGATGCCGACACGAGCAGGCTTCTCGCCAGcgtccttgcgcttcttggcaTCCTCAACGGCGGCCTGGAAGAGGCGCTCAATCTCGCCAGCGGGGATGGGCTCCGGGATACCGTCGGCACCCTGCTGGAAGACATCAATCGAGTAGATGAAGTCGTCGATCATGACAGTGGTGTGGAGCGCCTGGTTGTCAATAACCGAGAACGCGTCCGAGCTGGGCTGTGGGATACGCGAGAAGTTGAAGATCTTGGCGAACTGCGACATGCACATGGGGCCGGCCTTGGAGACGTGAGGAGGGAGCTCCTCGCTACGCCGGTCAGCGATCAACGCACCGGACATGGCGGCTTTGGTACCTACCGAAGGATCTGCGTCCTGTACTCGGCAAAACGGCGGGTGAGCCAAGCGGCACGGCGAACCTGCCAGTCGGTGATCCACTCAATCTTGGTCACATCCTCGTACTTGAAGGGCTGGTAGTAGTCCTTCTTGTCGGTGTGCGAGTCGAGCCAAGGCTTGCCGCCACCCTCAGCGCCGGCGGGAAGGTCGTTCGAGGGGTTGGGGTTGAGAGGGACCGTCGTCTTGTTGGTGGCACCCTCAAGAACAGGGGGCTGAGGGTCCTGGGGGTCGGACGCGAACAGGAGCCACCAGTTCGAGTTGACGAGCATGGGCGCGCGCCAGGTGTGgtacgcgagcgcgagccacAGCGTGTCATCGAGCCAGTTGTTGGGCGAGATGTGGTCGAGGTCTGAGGTTGTGTTTTAGCACGCGCATCCCGTCACGCTAGCCCTCGCTCACCCTTCAGACGCTCCTGGAGGACACGGCCAAGACCATCCTTGGAGGCAAAGTCCTTGGCGAAGAGCTTGCGCTTCTCAAGCTCCTTGGGGAGGGCGTGCGAGCCATACTGCTCGTGTCAGCGCAGCCACAACACACATCACACCCCCAACACACACCTTctgctcgaggaggggcACAATGCTCTTGATGTAACCCTCGAGCGACTTGTCAAGGTCGGGCACGGGCAAGCGGGGGAGCTTGTCCTGGTACTCGAAAGTCCTTGCTGGGGTCTTCTTTGGTGCAGTGGTCGAGACCATCCTTGCGTGGTATGCTGTGGGGGGTGCTTGGGTGCAAGAAAGAGCAAACGCAGCAACGGCGGGCGATGACTTTGGTTTTATACGAGATGCGAGGATCCGGCTATTGACAAGAGGCCTGAGGGAGGGGACCGGCATTCTGCGGCGGTTGTGCGAATTAGGGCTGGGTTTCGTTTGGgcaaggggggggggaggggggcagGTAGCCTAGCAACTCGGGGATGGGGGAGTTGTCTTTGGCGGTGTCGGACACGCAGAGTACTGTGCGTTTGGTGACGAGTAGCGCAGTAGAGAGAGCGTTGGGACGACAATGACAAAGGAGCACGCGCAGATGATGCACTCGCAGTTGTTTGGGGGGAATGGCCCAGTTTGGCGCCTGGGTGCTGGATGGGTGTGGAGACTCACGGCCGTTGAGAGTTGTGGAAGATCCGATGCGTGTCGCTGACGGACCTTGGAGCCCTTTGCCGGCACTTGTGGTAGGCCTTAGCCGACTATTGTGTGGTGTGCCGGCCGCCCCCCCCGGGCCCCAGGCTTATATCCCCGCACCTGCCTGCAGCACGCGTCACACTACCCAGCCAAGACCTAAACGCTCGTCTTCCGCTCTAGTCACAATACCGCGCTGCCGAAGACCATTCTTCCACTCGTCCTCACCGCTGTATCACTTGTCCAGCATCCCCACAACCTAGAGAGGATACCTCTGCCGACAGTTTGGAGAGCGCGTGACGGCGCTGGGGTCCGCTAATCTCGCCTCTCGGGCCGAGCACGGACAAGCATGGCCTTGAAGCCGTGGACACAAACGGCCCCCGGAGAATGAGCGGGTGCGGAGGGGGGGTGAGGCGCCACCGTGGGAAAGCAACCCTCGACTGAGGGCTCACTGTTGCGGTGCCACTTACATCAAAGACTTGCTGATTGTTTGGCTGTGCACTGGACTGTGAGGTGGTGGATGGGATCGATGCCGACGACTTGTGAACCTTTTATGTAGACGTCGCGTCGAGAGGCCCTCGGCTAAGGGTAAACGAGTGACAATGACGGGTGGCAGTTGGACAGCCCGAAGGTGCGAGGCTGGATGTCTTTCGTTTCAGTTTCGTGGTACAAGTGACGTGGGGAAGgtgaggccgtcgtcgcgatTGCAGACTCGGCCGTGTTGAGACCTGGTGACCTCGAACTTGCGTGTCAGTGACTGCCGACCTACACCTGTGCCCGCCATCCGGCCGGCTGCCCTCCGGCCGTACAGACCACTCCGTACCCCGTCGAGGCTCTGATGTCTGGGAGCAACTCATGTTGGCCAGCTGGGATCCGGAAGAGAAACGGTGACTGCTGTTTACACTGGCAACTGTGTAGTCGAGGGGCCTGGTCAACCGGCCTATCTTATGTCTTCCTTTTGAGCTCAACTGCCTGTATTGTCTGATTTCGAGACCGACCCCGGAAAGCAAGGTGTGTAcgtccccccccccccgcccccctcccctccttcCCAGTGGTAATTATGACATCAAAACCCCGAAACAAACGAACTCTGTCACCCCCTAGCCAATATCTGGTCAAACCCGGACTCATGGCTCTGTAAGAGATAAGCTCGGGGTCCGAACGTCCTGAAGACAGAGCCCTTAAGGCGCTTGCAAGGCTCCAACGGCCTCCCAGAAGTTACGGACGCCACAGGAACGGAGTATAGGACCCATCTCAACCATCCCTATTGGAAGCAAAGTCAGTGCATGAAGCATGCTTGAGGAGGATGGTAGCCTAGATGTCGGGATGGTGCCTCAAACAGTGAGTCCCGCCACCCAGGCCGACCTTGACTGCCCCGTGTCCACCGTGGGAGACTTGTCCACGCGCGTTGTCTCATCAACGTTGCCCTATCTCAATGTACGtcacgcgctcgcccccgttgccgccgccgccgcgccgccgccatcagcTTGTACCCGCGGCCCGTCACTCAACTACTTCAGCAACTGTTGCATTCCAGTTTCGTATCGACAACATCAGTCACTGCAGCTTTACTCTTGCAGCCTTCAACACCTCGTCACCCAATACCCATCACCCATCCCCTAAGCCAAAGCCTCACCCGCGACGCAACACTACAAGTACCTGGCAGCACACGGGCGAGCGTCACACTCCACACAACTCGTGTCAAGAGCCGGCGCCCttcccacgccgccgagctcgttCGACCACTCGCACTGGCTCCTCTCGACACAACTGGTCTCGTGACAAGGCCCCTCTCCACAACTCTGTCTACAATCACTGCTCTGCGCAAGTCCTGCCCAGCATGACAGGCAACGCGGCGCTGGCCCAGCTCATGGACATGGTGAGCTTTCCTCCATATTCCGTCCCACCTCCAAGC
It contains:
- the YPR153W gene encoding putative protein codes for the protein MGQVTSVFDPDPGTQGKPHNYTVPRFPSLYAPSIASTIQQRGYFLHNAEAIWRFTFYWTLILFLGTFLACAALASANIILSRAVFAPGHEKDKGGDEVEMRPVSSGGGLFARAASAASSVVRRRQRTRRRPPLYLVLIIPLLMGAIAAFVALVSGTVVGFALAAVYSSGGFSMSTWVPFMWALIQVVVLIISSYSSLTRIL
- the CRAT gene encoding Carnitine O-acetyltransferase, translating into MPVPSLRPLVNSRILASRIKPKSSPAVAAFALSCTQAPPTAYHARMVSTTAPKKTPARTFEYQDKLPRLPVPDLDKSLEGYIKSIVPLLEQKYGSHALPKELEKRKLFAKDFASKDGLGRVLQERLKDLDHISPNNWLDDTLWLALAYHTWRAPMLVNSNWWLLFASDPQDPQPPVLEGATNKTTVPLNPNPSNDLPAGAEGGGKPWLDSHTDKKDYYQPFKYEDVTKIEWITDWQVRRAAWLTRRFAEYRTQILREELPPHVSKAGPMCMSQFAKIFNFSRIPQPSSDAFSVIDNQALHTTVMIDDFIYSIDVFQQGADGIPEPIPAGEIERLFQAAVEDAKKRKDAGEKPARVGILSADHRDTWTVNREKVILFSPKNRETLANIDSSLIVVSLDPYTLPTQPTDDPLRQAPVDSQMHNTQGGLFGGRNRWFDKPLSILVENNGRAAVMGEHSPVDALLPSMIVDYALAEPVDDAQFSVTKQILPALGQGFQREDFVVDSAIQDEIAACAERNLQIVNDSDASTLWWAEFGGDWIKKIAKQSPDGFMQQALQLAWFRDQGNATATYETASTRGFKHGRTDVIRTLSVESRAFVNAMDNASLDDAKRYDLLTKAVLEHNSLTKRSSAGGGWDRHLMGLKVQLRPGETHPLFEDELYAKSQEWKLSTSGLSSGIRFMATGFGAAWPDGYGINYMIAPHVVKFGLESKVSCPTTSTTRLKHNIVQALRDMRRVCEASSTGKDEKAKL